In Streptomyces capitiformicae, one genomic interval encodes:
- a CDS encoding peptidoglycan-binding protein — MSTSIQPRRHIAAAAALAAALAVGITATAPLDTAEAQPAAAANAAAAASWPTVKSGHRGADVTTVQLLLNARGYSLKADGVFGSGTAAKVKSFQKAKGLTADGIVGPNTWSKLIVTVRTGSKGNAVKALQLQLTHNGYTTNADGAFGARTAEKVRAFQKAKGLKADGIAGPNTWAALVRGGGGSGGGSGPVTLKFDKGTNTNSRLYVLKGGKVIASYRAGSGVTTNECTTAKGWLPTATYSIGGHWKNYNGSLIKGYAIRLADKRCNNGTGTLRTELFIHSEMTSSGGQGSTEQRRWDGVGDYKSNGCIKLHPNDIKSLFKVLDKNGWPKSLSVVN; from the coding sequence ATGAGCACCTCAATCCAGCCCCGGCGTCACATCGCCGCCGCCGCTGCCCTCGCCGCCGCCCTCGCGGTCGGCATCACGGCGACCGCTCCGCTCGACACCGCCGAGGCGCAGCCGGCCGCGGCCGCCAACGCCGCCGCGGCCGCGTCCTGGCCGACGGTGAAGTCGGGTCACCGGGGCGCGGACGTGACGACCGTGCAGCTGCTGCTGAACGCCCGGGGGTACAGCCTCAAGGCCGACGGCGTCTTCGGCTCCGGCACCGCCGCCAAGGTCAAGTCCTTCCAGAAGGCCAAGGGCCTCACAGCGGACGGCATCGTCGGCCCCAACACCTGGTCCAAGCTCATCGTCACGGTCAGGACCGGCTCCAAGGGCAACGCCGTCAAGGCACTCCAGCTCCAGCTGACCCACAACGGCTACACCACCAACGCCGACGGCGCCTTCGGTGCCCGTACCGCAGAGAAGGTCCGCGCCTTCCAGAAGGCCAAGGGCCTCAAGGCCGACGGCATCGCCGGGCCCAACACCTGGGCCGCCCTCGTCAGGGGCGGCGGCGGCAGCGGCGGCGGTTCCGGCCCGGTGACCCTGAAGTTCGACAAGGGCACCAACACCAACTCGCGGCTCTACGTCCTCAAGGGCGGCAAGGTGATCGCCAGCTACCGCGCGGGATCCGGCGTCACCACGAACGAGTGCACGACGGCCAAGGGCTGGCTGCCCACCGCCACCTACAGCATCGGCGGCCACTGGAAGAACTACAACGGCAGCCTGATCAAGGGCTACGCGATCCGCCTCGCCGACAAACGCTGCAACAACGGCACGGGGACCCTGCGCACCGAGCTGTTCATCCACAGCGAGATGACCAGCAGCGGCGGCCAGGGCTCCACCGAGCAGCGGCGCTGGGACGGCGTCGGCGACTACAAGTCCAACGGTTGCATCAAGCTGCACCCCAACGACATCAAGAGCCTGTTCAAGGTGCTGGACAAGAACGGCTGGCCGAAGTCGCTGTCGGTCGTCAACTGA